One genomic segment of Marinitoga piezophila KA3 includes these proteins:
- a CDS encoding cobalamin B12-binding domain-containing protein, whose amino-acid sequence MEKIRVLVGKPGLDGHDRGAKVVARALRDAGMEVIYTGIRQTPEDIVNTAMEEDVDIIGLSILSGAHMKLCEKVLNLLKEKNADIPVFLGGIIPEDDIPALKEMGIKEVFGPGTSLEVIISKVREIANSKKA is encoded by the coding sequence ATGGAAAAAATCAGGGTTTTGGTAGGAAAACCAGGATTAGATGGTCATGATAGAGGTGCAAAAGTAGTTGCAAGAGCTTTAAGAGATGCAGGTATGGAAGTAATATATACAGGTATAAGACAAACACCTGAAGATATAGTAAATACAGCAATGGAAGAAGATGTTGATATTATAGGTCTTTCTATTTTATCTGGAGCGCACATGAAATTATGTGAAAAGGTCTTAAACTTATTAAAAGAAAAAAATGCAGATATACCGGTATTTCTTGGAGGAATTATTCCTGAAGACGATATACCGGCATTAAAAGAAATGGGAATAAAAGAAGTGTTTGGTCCAGGTACATCATTAGAAGTAATTATTAGCAAGGTGAGGGAAATTGCAAATTCAAAAAAAGCTTGA
- the mce gene encoding methylmalonyl-CoA epimerase yields the protein MKMKKIDHIGIAVKSIDKALNLYKNLLELEVTGEEVLEDRGLRVVFVQVGETRIELLEPLNENSEISGFLAKRGEGIHHIAYAVDNVQEMINKSKELGIKPLSDEPKDGAHNTKVAFLHPKTTNGVLTELVEHR from the coding sequence ATGAAAATGAAAAAGATTGATCATATTGGTATAGCTGTAAAATCAATTGATAAAGCATTAAATCTCTATAAAAATCTTCTTGAATTAGAAGTTACTGGTGAAGAAGTTTTAGAAGATAGAGGGCTTAGAGTGGTTTTTGTTCAGGTTGGTGAGACAAGAATTGAATTGTTAGAACCATTAAATGAAAACTCTGAAATTTCTGGATTTCTTGCTAAAAGAGGAGAAGGTATTCATCATATAGCATATGCTGTTGATAATGTTCAGGAAATGATAAATAAATCAAAAGAGTTGGGAATAAAACCGCTTAGCGATGAGCCAAAAGATGGAGCACACAATACAAAGGTTGCATTTTTACATCCAAAAACAACCAATGGAGTGCTTACAGAATTAGTTGAACATAGATAA
- a CDS encoding SDR family oxidoreductase, with protein sequence MDLGLKDKIVLVTAGSSGIGKAVAKGFELENAKPVVVSRNEEKLKNTGLPYIKCDLSKKEEIDFMMKEFEEKYGVPDVIFLNAGGPKSGYFEETSEKEWYYAFEQNFMSTVRILNYFLPKMKEKNWGRVVFLTSLSVKTPIENLYVSNSIRLGITGLMKTLSLEYGKYNITFNAVAPGWTKTERVKELVNKEKEIQIANNIPLKRMAEPEEIANAVIFLSSEKASYINGQTLLVDGGLAKFPL encoded by the coding sequence ATGGATTTAGGATTAAAAGATAAAATAGTGTTGGTTACAGCAGGGAGTTCTGGCATAGGAAAAGCAGTAGCAAAAGGATTTGAATTGGAAAATGCTAAACCGGTTGTAGTATCAAGAAATGAAGAAAAATTAAAAAATACAGGATTACCTTATATAAAATGTGATTTATCCAAAAAAGAAGAAATAGATTTTATGATGAAGGAATTTGAAGAAAAATATGGTGTTCCTGATGTAATATTTTTAAATGCCGGAGGTCCAAAATCCGGATATTTTGAGGAAACTTCAGAAAAGGAATGGTATTATGCATTTGAACAAAATTTTATGAGTACTGTGAGAATATTGAATTATTTTTTGCCTAAAATGAAAGAAAAAAATTGGGGAAGAGTTGTTTTTTTAACTTCGTTATCTGTAAAAACACCTATAGAAAATCTGTATGTTTCAAATAGTATTAGATTGGGAATAACAGGTTTAATGAAGACATTATCATTAGAATACGGAAAGTATAATATAACCTTTAATGCTGTTGCACCAGGTTGGACAAAAACAGAAAGGGTAAAGGAATTGGTAAACAAGGAAAAGGAAATTCAAATAGCAAATAACATACCTTTAAAAAGAATGGCAGAACCTGAAGAAATTGCAAATGCAGTAATCTTCCTTTCCTCAGAAAAAGCATCTTATATAAATGGTCAAACATTATTAGTTGATGGTGGATTGGCAAAGTTTCCATTATAA
- a CDS encoding acyl-CoA mutase large subunit family protein, producing the protein MYSEEYLKKINEKKTDWEETTLKKTLEKFPERKEQFKTTYGEELKRLYTPEDIKDIDYLEDIGFPGEYPFTRGVQPTMYRGRFWTMRQYAGFATAEESNKRYKYLLEQGQTGLSVAFDLPTQIGYDSDHSMSEGEVGKVGVAIDSLKDMEILFDGIPLDKVSVSMTINSTASILLSMLIAVAEKQGVPQEKLRGTIQNDILKEYIARGTYVFPPEPSMKIIVDIFEYGSKNLPKFNLISISGYHIREAGANAVQEVAFTLADGLAYVEAAIKAGLDPNVFGKNLSFFFNAHNNFIEEIAKFRAARRLWAKLMKNKFGVTNPAALRLKFHTQTAGSTLTAQQPLNNIIRVTLQALSAVLGGTQSLHTNSYDEALGLPTELSATIALRTQQIIAYESGVTETIDPFAGSYVIEALTSDIEKRAMEYIDRIEKMGGMVRAVEEGYIQKEILNSAYESQLAVENGDQVIVGVNKFTVEETGKNEAILKVDPEVEERQKEKLKKLRKERDNEAVKKNLEKLRNAAESKENVMPYILEAVKSYATLGEITDVLREVYGEYHEAVIL; encoded by the coding sequence ATGTACTCAGAGGAATATTTGAAGAAAATTAACGAGAAAAAAACAGACTGGGAAGAAACAACGTTAAAAAAGACGCTTGAAAAATTTCCAGAAAGGAAGGAACAATTTAAAACAACTTATGGTGAAGAATTAAAACGCCTTTATACTCCTGAAGACATTAAGGATATAGATTACCTTGAAGATATAGGATTTCCAGGAGAATATCCTTTTACACGTGGTGTTCAACCAACAATGTACAGAGGAAGATTCTGGACAATGAGACAGTATGCAGGATTTGCTACTGCTGAAGAATCAAATAAGAGATATAAATATTTATTGGAACAGGGACAGACAGGATTATCAGTAGCTTTTGATTTGCCAACACAAATAGGATATGATTCTGATCATTCTATGTCAGAAGGAGAAGTTGGTAAAGTTGGTGTTGCAATAGATTCATTAAAAGATATGGAAATTCTCTTTGATGGAATTCCGCTTGATAAAGTTAGTGTTTCAATGACAATTAATTCAACAGCTTCAATATTATTATCAATGTTAATAGCTGTTGCAGAAAAGCAGGGAGTTCCTCAGGAAAAACTCAGAGGTACAATTCAAAACGATATTTTAAAAGAATATATTGCAAGGGGAACATATGTATTTCCACCAGAACCTTCAATGAAGATTATTGTAGATATATTTGAATACGGTTCAAAAAATCTTCCAAAGTTTAATTTAATCAGTATAAGTGGTTATCATATAAGAGAAGCAGGTGCAAATGCTGTGCAGGAAGTTGCATTTACACTTGCAGATGGTCTTGCATATGTTGAAGCGGCTATAAAAGCAGGGCTTGATCCAAATGTATTTGGTAAAAACCTCTCATTCTTCTTCAATGCTCACAATAATTTCATAGAAGAAATTGCTAAGTTTAGAGCAGCAAGAAGATTATGGGCAAAATTGATGAAAAATAAATTTGGAGTAACCAACCCTGCAGCATTAAGGCTTAAATTCCACACTCAAACTGCTGGTTCAACATTAACAGCACAGCAACCATTAAACAACATAATTAGGGTTACATTACAGGCGCTATCAGCTGTGCTTGGCGGTACTCAGTCATTACATACAAATTCATATGATGAAGCGTTGGGATTACCTACAGAATTATCAGCAACAATTGCATTAAGAACTCAACAGATTATTGCGTATGAATCTGGAGTTACAGAAACAATAGATCCGTTTGCAGGTTCTTATGTGATAGAAGCTCTTACAAGCGATATAGAAAAGAGAGCAATGGAATATATAGATAGAATTGAAAAAATGGGCGGTATGGTAAGAGCAGTAGAAGAAGGATATATACAGAAAGAAATATTAAATTCAGCATATGAATCACAATTAGCTGTAGAAAATGGTGATCAGGTAATAGTTGGTGTAAATAAATTTACTGTTGAAGAAACAGGTAAAAACGAAGCAATATTAAAAGTTGATCCAGAAGTTGAAGAAAGACAAAAAGAAAAATTAAAGAAATTAAGAAAAGAAAGAGATAATGAAGCAGTTAAAAAGAATCTTGAAAAGCTCAGAAATGCAGCAGAAAGCAAAGAAAATGTTATGCCATATATTTTAGAAGCAGTAAAATCATATGCTACACTTGGGGAAATTACAGATGTTTTAAGAGAAGTATATGGCGAATATCATGAAGCTGTAATATTATAA
- a CDS encoding acyl-CoA carboxylase subunit beta has product MDEKFQEIYEEFLKRREKLYEGGGKERIEKQHKLGKLTARERIELLVDEGSFVETDLFVKHRSTNFGLDKKSFPYDGVVTGIGTINGKKVAIYSQDFTVQGGSLGEMHAKKIMKLQDMAMKYGMPIIGINDSGGARIQEGVDSLYGYGGIFYRNTLASGVIPQITVIAGPCAGGAVYSPAITDFIIMVENTSQMFITGPQVIKAVTGESVDKEALGGAMTHNAKSGVAHFVASSDQEATEIIKKLLSYIPSNNLETPEETDFDSVELPEKIYDIVSPNPKKGYDVRDIINLVMDEGTFFEVHKYFAPNIVVGFARLGGKSVGIIANQPKVLAGSLDINSSDKAARFIRFCDAFNIPIVTFVDTPGFLPGVSQEHGGIIRHGAKLLYAYSEATVPKLTVILRKAYGGAYIAMASQHIGSDFVYAWPTAEIAVMGSEGAANIIFRKDIQNAENPEQVRKEKIEEYKKEFANPYVAASRGYIEDVIDPKDTRKILIQSLFVAETKAEARPNKKHGNIPL; this is encoded by the coding sequence ATGGACGAAAAATTCCAGGAAATTTACGAAGAATTCCTGAAAAGAAGAGAAAAGCTCTACGAAGGTGGCGGAAAAGAAAGAATCGAGAAACAACATAAATTGGGTAAATTAACCGCCAGAGAGAGAATCGAGTTACTAGTAGATGAAGGTTCATTTGTAGAAACAGATTTATTTGTAAAACATAGAAGTACAAATTTTGGATTGGATAAAAAGTCATTTCCATATGATGGTGTTGTAACAGGAATTGGAACAATAAACGGTAAAAAAGTTGCTATTTATTCACAGGATTTTACAGTTCAGGGTGGTTCTCTTGGTGAAATGCATGCCAAGAAAATAATGAAACTCCAGGATATGGCAATGAAATATGGAATGCCAATAATAGGTATTAATGATTCCGGAGGAGCAAGAATTCAGGAAGGTGTAGATTCTTTATATGGTTATGGTGGAATATTTTATAGAAATACACTTGCATCTGGTGTAATACCACAGATTACTGTTATTGCCGGTCCATGTGCAGGTGGTGCAGTATATTCACCAGCAATAACAGATTTTATAATTATGGTTGAAAACACATCGCAGATGTTTATTACAGGTCCTCAGGTAATAAAAGCGGTAACAGGAGAAAGTGTTGATAAAGAAGCATTGGGTGGGGCTATGACTCACAATGCAAAAAGTGGTGTAGCACACTTTGTAGCTTCTTCAGATCAGGAAGCAACAGAAATAATAAAAAAACTACTATCATATATACCTTCAAATAATCTTGAAACACCAGAGGAAACAGATTTTGACAGCGTGGAACTACCTGAAAAAATATATGATATTGTTTCTCCTAATCCTAAAAAAGGATATGATGTAAGGGATATAATAAATTTAGTAATGGATGAAGGAACATTTTTTGAAGTACACAAATACTTTGCACCGAATATTGTAGTTGGGTTTGCAAGATTAGGTGGAAAAAGTGTAGGAATTATAGCAAATCAGCCTAAGGTTCTTGCAGGTTCATTGGATATAAACTCATCAGATAAAGCTGCAAGATTTATTAGATTCTGTGACGCATTTAATATTCCAATTGTAACATTTGTTGATACTCCGGGATTCTTGCCAGGGGTAAGTCAGGAACACGGTGGAATAATCAGACATGGAGCTAAATTATTATATGCATATAGTGAAGCAACAGTGCCAAAATTAACAGTTATCTTAAGAAAAGCATATGGTGGAGCATATATTGCAATGGCTTCACAGCATATAGGTTCAGACTTTGTCTATGCATGGCCAACAGCAGAAATAGCCGTTATGGGATCTGAAGGTGCTGCAAATATTATCTTCAGGAAAGATATACAGAATGCAGAAAATCCTGAACAGGTAAGAAAAGAAAAGATTGAAGAATATAAAAAAGAATTTGCAAATCCATATGTAGCAGCATCAAGAGGTTATATTGAAGATGTAATAGATCCAAAAGATACAAGAAAAATATTAATTCAATCATTGTTTGTTGCAGAAACCAAGGCAGAAGCAAGACCGAATAAAAAACATGGAAATATTCCATTATAA
- the meaB gene encoding methylmalonyl Co-A mutase-associated GTPase MeaB produces MQIQKKLENLIENFKNGEKYALAKIISLVENNINYAWEIIEQLPEPSKDTQIIGITGSPGAGKSTYVSKLVNEWAKEGLKVGVLAIDPSSPFTGGAFLGDRIRMRNISSKENVYIRSVASRGSVGGLCDSVYDIVDVMKSFGFDKIIIETVGAGQSEIEIIFVADTIMLVLSPNTGDEIQMFKAGIMEIADAYVINKMDLPESNKFMIQLKNTLALENESKSRTILPVSSIRNEGIKESISWINKHFEELKLSGEYEYRKKRRMKRRVRSSIIRNIDNMIENYSFNFENMVELKKEILKSICEVDENEKD; encoded by the coding sequence TTGCAAATTCAAAAAAAGCTTGAAAACCTGATTGAAAACTTTAAAAATGGTGAGAAATATGCGCTTGCAAAGATAATTTCACTTGTTGAAAATAATATAAATTACGCCTGGGAAATAATAGAACAATTACCAGAACCTTCAAAGGATACTCAAATTATTGGAATAACGGGAAGTCCAGGTGCAGGAAAAAGCACATATGTTTCCAAACTTGTTAATGAATGGGCAAAAGAAGGATTAAAGGTAGGAGTTCTGGCAATAGATCCTTCGAGTCCTTTTACAGGTGGAGCCTTTCTTGGCGACAGAATAAGAATGAGAAATATTTCAAGCAAGGAAAATGTTTATATTCGAAGTGTTGCTTCAAGAGGCAGTGTTGGAGGACTTTGTGATTCAGTTTATGATATAGTTGATGTAATGAAATCATTTGGTTTTGACAAAATAATCATAGAAACAGTTGGTGCAGGGCAGTCAGAAATAGAGATAATATTCGTTGCAGATACCATAATGCTGGTATTATCTCCAAATACTGGCGATGAAATACAGATGTTTAAAGCAGGAATAATGGAAATAGCAGATGCATATGTAATAAATAAAATGGATTTGCCAGAATCAAATAAATTTATGATACAATTAAAAAATACACTTGCTCTTGAAAATGAGTCGAAATCAAGAACAATACTTCCTGTAAGTTCTATCAGAAATGAAGGAATAAAGGAGAGCATTAGCTGGATAAATAAACACTTTGAAGAGTTAAAACTCTCTGGAGAATACGAATATAGAAAAAAAAGAAGAATGAAAAGAAGAGTAAGGAGTTCAATAATAAGAAATATTGACAATATGATAGAAAACTATAGTTTTAATTTTGAAAATATGGTAGAATTAAAAAAAGAAATACTAAAATCTATCTGTGAGGTGGATGAAAATGAAAAAGATTGA
- a CDS encoding biotin/lipoyl-containing protein yields the protein MIRKFNVKVNGKSYEVEVEELGVESSSQTVSQPVAPAPKPATAPAPAPKPQPAPQPAPSKPASTAPAGKNVVKAPLPGVVVDINVAEGARVTKGQKLLVIEAMKMENEILSDYDGVVESILVKKGDSIEGDQDLIIIS from the coding sequence ATGATTAGAAAATTCAATGTAAAGGTAAATGGAAAATCATACGAGGTTGAAGTTGAAGAATTAGGAGTAGAAAGCTCATCACAGACAGTTTCACAACCAGTAGCTCCAGCACCAAAACCAGCAACAGCACCTGCTCCAGCACCTAAACCACAACCAGCTCCACAGCCAGCACCATCAAAACCTGCTTCAACAGCACCAGCTGGTAAAAATGTAGTTAAAGCTCCATTACCAGGAGTTGTTGTTGATATAAATGTTGCAGAAGGTGCAAGGGTTACAAAAGGGCAAAAGTTATTGGTTATTGAAGCAATGAAAATGGAAAACGAAATATTAAGTGATTATGATGGAGTTGTTGAAAGCATACTTGTTAAAAAAGGAGATAGCATAGAAGGAGATCAGGATTTAATAATTATTTCATAA
- a CDS encoding OadG family transporter subunit — protein sequence MSDVLGITIVGIIIVFLVLAILSGFFILFKYFSKGNNREVKREINIPHTNPKPVTAPAAIKSEEFDEDEEVVAAIMGAITAMLGHNRFKINNIKVNKNNLKSRTVSMWGKLPAATVWRVKKIGR from the coding sequence ATGAGTGATGTATTGGGAATAACAATAGTGGGCATTATTATAGTATTTTTAGTTCTTGCAATCCTGAGTGGTTTCTTTATTCTATTTAAATATTTTTCTAAAGGGAACAATAGAGAAGTAAAACGTGAAATTAATATACCACATACAAATCCAAAACCTGTAACAGCTCCAGCAGCAATAAAGTCTGAAGAATTTGATGAAGATGAAGAAGTAGTTGCAGCTATTATGGGAGCTATTACAGCCATGTTAGGGCATAATAGATTTAAAATAAATAATATTAAAGTAAATAAAAATAATTTAAAATCAAGAACCGTAAGCATGTGGGGAAAATTACCAGCCGCTACAGTTTGGCGAGTAAAAAAGATCGGGAGGTAG